Genomic DNA from uncultured Fretibacterium sp.:
CTCGGCGTCGGATGAGGCGCTGCTGAGCGGCTTCAACCTGATCCAGTCCCGGGCCCTGGCGTTTTTCCCAAAATCCATCTATGCCCGCCTTCCGGATTCCCTCATCGTCCTCCTCTCCCTCCAGCTCCCGGAGGATCGGGGGCGGGAAGCACGCCTGCGGGACTTCAGGGGCACCCTGAGGGAGGTACTGGAGAGCGCGCTGCACGACGCTCGCGAGCGCTGCGGAATAAGATTTTTCGCCTCGGCCGGGGGCTGGCGCAGCAGGCCCATCCTTGCCCATCAAAGCTATCAGGAGGCCCGTCAGGCCCAGATGATCCTGAGAAGTGGGATATCCCATCACGATTTTGTCTTTTGGGAACAACTTGGAGGGTCCCGCATGATTGCCATATTGGCGGACCTGGAGCCGGCTCGGGAGTTCTGCCGGGAGACCCTGGCCCCTTTGTTGCAGGAAGCCCGTGACGGAGAAGAGCTCATCCATACGCTGCTCTGCGTCGAGGAGTGCGGCGGAGACCTGGGGCGGGCCGCAAAGACGCTCTCGCTGCACTACAATACCCTGCGTTACCGCTTGAGGCGGATTCATGAGATTCTGGACCTCGCCGCCCACGATGGCGAGCGTCGCTTCAATC
This window encodes:
- a CDS encoding helix-turn-helix domain-containing protein — its product is MRRSLSDFVPLLLGDGGLPEILDEIRAELSVGIAWRDLDTGNVVCRGDPVFEERMLSFPLREIVRIYVSYEVDVSGNVVGRLVLDCPKGFSGPPRELLEDSLSVLRLFYGQRLAESRLKTRYRNEFVQDLIYGRVYHEEEIRNRARAFHWKLEGDGIMCLVVSSEWEETDREGVNGSASDEALLSGFNLIQSRALAFFPKSIYARLPDSLIVLLSLQLPEDRGREARLRDFRGTLREVLESALHDARERCGIRFFASAGGWRSRPILAHQSYQEARQAQMILRSGISHHDFVFWEQLGGSRMIAILADLEPAREFCRETLAPLLQEARDGEELIHTLLCVEECGGDLGRAAKTLSLHYNTLRYRLRRIHEILDLAAHDGERRFNLSLALRIHRVLSRNRTT